AGACTGTTTCAGGTCTTatccaccttgagacaaatcTATCACTTAGTTCTCTATAGCATTGCATCATCTGGTTGTTAAGATTTTGTAAAACAGTTAAGAACACTGAAAAACCTTTCAAATATGGTGTAGCTCAACAGAGATCAACTTCTATATTTCCTCACACACCCTGAAATCAATAGCTCTCCAGTCATTATTTGAGTAGTCAATCAGATCACTGCAGAAGTGCAGAATTATTGGGCCAATAATACCATCTTTGACATATGATAATTGCTGTATACTCAAATCAAATCACCTCATAAAGAAATAAGTTAGATGAAAATTAGCATTTCAATCTCTAACCGGCCTTTACTATCAGCCACGAGTGAAAACAAGTGCTAACTCAAATGCAGTCCAATATGTACATACCTCATCAGCATGTGATTTTCATGTGGGAAATAAATTGTTACTATGAAACTAATGACAACATCTGTGCGTCAATTAAACCATGAATAAACTCATTTTGATTTCCTGGATCGATGACAAAACACAGGGCTGCCACACACATTCTCTTATAGATATCTCATATCAGAACATCACATTTGAAGAAAGCAAATTGCTTCGATAGCACTATGTAAAGTAGTAAAGAGAAACTACTACACCCAACCCAAAATATGAGTGAGTTTGTATAGGTCAAACTTTTTTAGTTTTGACTATCAATATATTAAGAATTACATATATTGACAATTTAACAAAAATGCTAGTGCATTCCTTGTGATAAATATTTTCAGAACATAAAAGTATCATTATTTGAAATTGATATCTTCATACACATTGCTGTTCAAAGTTTTATCTTTAACAATGTTTCAATAGCCCAGATAGCTTATACTTTCGTTCAGAGGAACTATACAAAGTGAATTAACAACAAATTTATCAATCACAAAAAGAATACTTCTTCAGAATTGCAGAGCATGTTCAGCTTGGCTTTGGCCAGATAATTTTGAAGATATGTTCTGATAAGAGGGAAGTAACCAAAGTGGTGATATAGAACTTACCAAGTTAAATCAATGCCCTATATCCTGAAAGGTAGAATTGTAGAAGAGAGAACATACTACACtaagcaaaaataaaaaagaacaatGAGGCTGACTGGCTGAATTGTTTTTTAAAACTGGATGGGTTCTGTTTCAACGGTTCATATTTTCACATAAGCAGATCTTAAGTATTTTAAGACTTCACCATGCCTagaaataaacaaaataaacaTTTCTTTCCAAAAATGTGAACTAAATTCGAACAAAGATCTTCATACTGTACCAAATGATTTCGCTAATTTCGAATATCATGAATTAGCACTATGATAACATCAGAGTTCAATACACATAGTAATTCTACTGCTTAGCAAGGTGAAATAATGTTTCTAATTCTTAATGGCTCATTACGATCATAATGAATAGTATGACCACGGTTCACAACAGCATTGTTTACTAAAATCATGCTAGTTGAGTACTCtctttcaaaagaaaagacgAAAGGAGAACATAGAGATAATTATATCagtaaattatttttctactttttGGCCAGAATATCGAGATGTCTTCGAAAATATTAATTAGCAAAAACATAGATTGATATGTAAGGTGAGTCTGGAAGCCATCACAACAAATCAGACATACACTTCACAAAAACAAACTTCCTCCAAATTCGGAAATACAGCTGGATAACTAAAGGACAGTCAAACTTTCACTTACGAGGCTATGTGATAATGAAACTAAAGATTCAGATGGTAACCCAGGTGAACTTCGCTTGCTACATTCTGCAGAGATTTTGCTTACCGCTCCCATATATCCACAAATATGGTGGGACATGCTCTTTTGAGGTGCTCATACCCTTGGCTTGCCAACAGATCATCCTTTCTAGTGGACGAGTTGATGAATTGAATGCAAGCATCTTTGAGGTTGCTGCAATGGTGCTGATCAGCTAAAGCTAAAGTGGTTGCCATACTCCCAACATCAAGTCTCTTGCAAAGGATGTTCTCACACACATCAATTTCATCCGCTCCATGGCATACCTATCTGCAGCCACAAGTAAAAGCTTCACCATTTCTATATTCTCATCTTCATCAAGATCCTCCATTGTAATAGGCAACGTATCTGTATAGATAAAATGTAGCAATGCCTTGAAAACAGCAGGTTGCATATCTTCAACTGTTATGCTTCGCTGCCTCTTGTTCCTCATTGGTCCATAGAGCTCCACCCTGAATACTGGTGACCGCATTGCGAGCACAATCTTGTGGGCACGGAAAATCTGGTCTTCAACCTTAAATGTCACATCCGCTCCCTGCTCCGACTCCAGCAAGATTATCCACCAAGTCTGAGGGCGGCACTCTGATGCCACACACTTTTCTGGATTCTGACACCAGCGTCCCAAGGAGTACAGTGACGTCGCATTCCAACACAAGGCGCGGTCATCTTGAAGGAAAGGCAGCCCTTCCATTTCGCTCCTCTTCAAGAACTTTCGAACTCCAATGATCGGGTGTACATCGCTGAATACCGCCGGCTTCTTCGCTTCCTTCACAACCTTGGACAGCATGGTTTCCATATGGACAGCATGAGCTCGAGGTAGACGGAGACGTAGTCTTTGTATTCCTCCAGATCGCTCCCACAAGGGTAGAACCGGATGCACCAATCTTGGCCACCGACGGAGAAGGTCACCGACTTGAGGAATTTTCCGACGCCGAGGCCCTTCTGCATGCTGTAGCCCGCGATCTCGAACATGTGCCTGCCCCGCACCTCGACCCCGTCGTCTCTATTGGACTCTGGGATGCCTCCATTGCTGGAAGTTTCTCGGAGAAATGgaaggctgcggcggcgggatccgaagcggcggcggcgagggttttCTGTGTCTCTTGCCGAGTTGAAATTGGGGAGAGTTTGGAAGCCTTCACCGGACTGCTAAAGCCAATTCAAGGCACTTGCCTATTTCACTGAGCCCGAGACCCCACCAAGTCTGAAGTTTGACCGCCGGTGACTGGTTCTTCATTGCTTGACTTGAAGCAATAAACTCCTTTTTCGAGTTTCGTGGACCCACAAAAATGAATGGCTATACCCAGATCCCCACCGATTAGCTCTTGTGAGTATTTTTACTTTATACACTAAAATATACTAATCTTATTTTTCAATGTCTCGTGAGTATTATTGTAGGTTTTTCGCCTCCATTTGTCTAACCATAAATTCTCTAAAATAGTTTTCTAAAATTATAGCACGTTGTACTCGTACTACAGTTTTGACTTTTACCAAGACGAATCGGATGTCCGCCTCCACGCCCAGCTAGCTCCTTCGGAGGGAGCGGCTCAAGCGCCACTTCCTTGGACAACAACCAAATAAAACTGCTAATCACATGCATATAATGCTCAAGAACCTAAAGATAATTAACAAGATTATATCAGTAATAGGATTCAGGCATCAACACATGCATTCCCATCGTACCACCGCCATCGCCGACATCACTGTACCTCCAGGGTAAGCAACATACATTCCAAATTGTACAGTCACTGCCACGTACTCCACGAGCATCACAACACGACCTCGCTGATCGGCATGCTGCACCACCATCATCCGATCGACAATATAACAAGTTGTCGCGCCGTCCTCGCCACTGACGCTGTTGGATATCGATGATGTTCCGCACCAGAAACTACCTTGCAGGGCTATTCACCACAATTCACGGCAACTAACTTGTGTAGTCGTCGCTTCATCGTTGTTGCCTACACTATTAGGTCAGTCTCAATGAAGTTTCATGAGCCTTAAATTTtataccacatcagcaattttgctaacttggcaAGGTCATTTACGAGGAGAGTTTCATTAGAtatgagaggagtttcatcaccATGACACTCCGCTGGCGCAGTTACCTAGTTCTCAATCTTGGTAACTatgcaatgaaactgtgcactgagactggccttagCTGATGCTATCCCACACCCAACCACTCTACATGTATCATTTCTGGCGTAGTGGGAGAAACGAGACCCTGACCTGAGGGACAACTTGGCACCGAGGCAAAGATGAAACAGGAAATAGAAAATGGTCGGTGTGTCTTTTGTTCATGTGCAGGGCAAAACCACCGCAGCTCTTGACTTTGGCCCGAGAAGGAAGCAACGACTGGATGAAAAGAAATAGAAAGGGAAAACAAAAGATAATACAATTAAGTACACTTGGGGTATtatatagatattattgtaTAGGatcttgaaaagataaaataggtGGTAAATATGTTCAGATGATATAGTAGTAAATAAAAGAATATGTGAACAGGACGGTGACCTCTAAGCATTTAAATAAGATGTGAGAAGCATGCATTACATGCCTCTAAGAAGCTTAACCAAGGGCATATGCCATGCAGCTAAGCACGTTGCTTGATGCTTATGTGCATTTAAGATTGCATGCTGGCGAATTATGGTAAAGTGAAGGGAAACCAAATTATTGCTCTACAATGGTGTAGGCATGACATCACCAGATTGGCAATAAGAAAATAATATTGCAAGGAATTGAAGCAGCGATTGATCTTTCGGTGGGGAGGAAAATTACCTTGTGTGTCATCCTCGTTGATGGACCAGAGCCGGGTGATGGGGCGAAGCTTACGACGAGAGAATCGTTGGCGCTTGGCAAACAGCAGCAGTACGTACTGTAATATTCTCGTCAACAACTGGTGCAGAAAACAGAAGGACTTAAGAGAGACAGTTTAAGAAGGACTTAAGAGAGACAGTTTACGTAGGGCAAGATGAGATTGATAAAGGTGCATGGACAGCGATCGACACGGCATGGTCGCCTGACAGATGTACGTGTTCACGGCTTCATGGGTGGCACGCAGAATCTACTGGCGGCAACGCTTGCTCCAGTGGCATCGCACGGGGGCGTGGTTGATCAGCAAACGGGTGTCGTCGACGAGAAAAGTTACTGGACTTCATCTAGAAGCATAGATGACTTGAGGAAATTAAGAACAGAGACCACAACAACTACACGTCTGATCTGGAACACGGCAACAACCGCGAGCCTAGATAACTACCTTTCTCTATTGTTCTTTGTCAAGAGACTTGAAAAATCTGGATTTATTGGTACTTCAAGAAAAGTGGAAGTTAAGTTCAATAGCATGACTGTTAAGCGCTAACTTATATGACCTCTTTGCTCTTCTGATCACGATCATGACACATATTGCGTCTAATACTAGCAAATACTAGCAATACAAAGAGTAgagttttaaaatatttttacttaTACCTAAGATGGAATAATTGATCAAACAAAACATGTGCTGAACTTGTAGTAACGCCAACACTAATCTTACTTTTTTTAACGAACGTGCACAAGATTGTGCCTATTTCTTTGATATAGCAGAAGATTACAGGAGTAACAATATAAGAGGTGTATCTCTTACACAGTAAGGGGGAAAGCAACATTCCAAGAAGAGGTGTATCTCTTCTACATTATTCCATCACAACATTATCCATAGTACATGACTATATCTAGCCCGACGGTTTGGATTCATTCCTTACATTAAGACATTCATACCTTACAttcttcctctctttttttccttttcagtttGGATTCCGGATGATCCTTTGCAGCACGACGGTCCTAGCCCGACGGATATCCCGGCTACACCGGTCCGCCTGCTCCCCAAGATCCTCAACACTCTTCATGAAATTTTCCAGCTTCTTCTTGATCTCCTCCACCCCAAATTTCACCGCCTCCTCATCCCGCTCTGCAAACTCTACACAGTCGATCATTGAACTGATCTCCACCTCCACCCGGTTGATGAGAACTCTGATACTGTCCAAATCCTTGATGCCAATGAACTTGGCGACCTGCATCGCGCTCACCACCTCCTCCTGTCCTCGGAGCGCGTCCTGATACCCTTTCAGCAATGAATCGATCCACTTCCTCATAGACCCCTGGGGAACTGCAGCGGCCGCGGCCAATGCGGCAGCGACAGGCAGGGCAGCGATGGCCGCGGCAACCACCGAGCAGATGAGGACGGCCGCGAACGTGGTCGCGAAGATGATGCTTGACACCCGGCGCCACACCTTGATGGTCTTGATCTTCTTGTCGAGCCGGTGCTTGCGCCGCTGCAGCTTCTTCAGCATGGTCAGCTGCTGCCGGTACACGGCCTGGAAGGCGGCGAAGAACTCCTCCGTGAAGGGGTCGCCGGCTGCCTTGAACTGGCGCAGCTCGTGCAGCGTGCGCGCGTACcgggcggagggggcggcggcgtacTCCTCGTCGTCGAATCGCTGGAGCGCGacgtggaggaggagctgggaGTCGCGGGCGCGCTTGAGGCACTTGTCGAGCGCAGTGCAGAAGTCGAGGGTGTGGACGCTACTCTCGAAGTATTCCTCGATGAGGTCGAACAGCTCGGGGCTCTTCCAGATGTCCTTCTTGCAGTCGAGGATGACGCGCAGCCCATTCTGGTTGGTGTCGAGGAGGCAGTCGGTGACCTCGCGGAGGGAGTACTCCAGCGACAGCGAACGCACCTCGACGCCCACCGCCAGCGTCGAGATGGCGCGGCTCGTGCACCGCTGCAGCGTCGTGTCGAACGTGCGCAGCTCCGGGTCCGACCGGCACGCCGCCTCGTACGAGCTcagctcctccgccggcgccgcctcatGCGGTAGCGCCGGCTCCGACGTCTCCGCACGCCTGCTACTGCCGGTGCTGTAGCAGTTCCCCATTGCCGGAAGCAGACACGATGGGTGACACACTCAAATCAGAAATccccaaaaggaaaaaaaaaactcccctTGGATCGACGAATGGAATGTTTCAGGAACTAAAATGGATCAAATCAGCGAGCATTGGCAGAACCCAAGGATTCTAGTAACCAAAGGGTTCCCAAGAACCAAACCAATAGAGAAATTCCGAGAGCTCGGGATAAGCAAGAATTAGATTTGGCGGAAGGGGCTGAAAGCGGCGCGGGCTTTATATCAGGGACCTGGAAGAGCATCGGGCGAACTTTCGAGGAAGCGCGCGCGTTGTATGTCGTTGTCCATCAAACCGTATCCGCTAGCTGCGACGACGCTTCGTTGTGTACGTTCACAACGTGGATACTGTAACATAATAGAGCTAACAACGAGTTTATTCGTACTATCATTTTCCTAACCATGCATATATAATAGCCTAATCATATAATACTTAACATTAATATCTGGTATAAATACACTTAGCATACATGAGATTTGTCAACTATCCTTAGCATACATGAGATTTGTCAACTATCCTTAGCATGCATACATGTGAGTCGACTTAACTTTACATGTAAATGGACGACTTAAATACACTTGCTACTCCAAGGTCGAGTAAAATCAGGAGATTTGTCGATGAGTCATTTTCATCAGTCCACACACGTACGTCGCTTTCGGCTTTGACAAGGGGAGGGAGGCGAAGGAAAGGTGTTCGTCATCCTAGGCGGTCTAGGTGATGTCATTTGCATATTCAGGGCACAACGTGGTGCTGGAGATTCAGGCTACGATCCCTTTCCACACCGGAGAAGCCATCTAATTAAGCATGCCATGTGGAAGGGGCGCGCTCGTTGCCTACACCATTGTCGCAATGTGCTACTTCCCTGCCACACATTCGTTGGGTACTGGGCCTCGGCAACAGTGTCGACGACAACATCCTCATCACACTTAACAAGCCTAAGTGGCTCATTGCCGCTGCTAACATGTTTGCTGTTGTCCATATCATTCGCAGTTACCAGGTACGTCCTTCCAACATTATGGGTTCTGTTTATAGCCTAATAGAGAAGAAGTTCACCTACttagaaaaatttaaaattttgtagTTTATTTACTACAACTTAAGATAAGTGATGAAAGAATTTATACATAGGCTACAAATAAATACCATTTTAATACACGGATGACAAGTTTACTCTGATTATTTATGATTTTTAATAGTAGAAACTCTCAAATATAGTGTTCTCCTATAACGCAATTATCTAGAAGCTTCCAAATGTAGCCACAGGTTAAAAGAATCAGAATAGTTTCACACCGCGCCAACCAATTTTTGCCATATGAATGGACAGTAATACCCATTGGTTTTGGCAACATTTACGTACACCTGCATTTCCATCAGCCAACAATTGAAGGGTACCCCCTTTCCCCAAAACCCTAGTTCGGCCACACCCCCTCCCGCCAACAGTTGCAAGGACATCTCCCTGACTACCATCCCCGCTTCAAGAtccagcaccaccacaaccTTCCCCGCTTCAAGATCCAAGgagccctccgccgcctccaccattgCCGCCCTCAGCACCCTGCCGTCTCCACTACTCTCGTCCCGAAGAATTTGTCATAATGCCGACGAAGGATGGACCGAAGAAACCACAAGCAAGTCTGATGACAGGTTCGTTCCTTCTTACATCAGTTCAATTTAGCCATCTACTGATGATTGTGATCCTTCGTGGTCCCTAACTTGTCACTATTTTGGCGAATCTGAGAAATTGTTATCTGTATCATGGCACATGTGTGCACTGAATAGAGTCCAGTGCTTTTCCTGTATATGGGTTGTTTGTTTGAGAATGTTTTCATGATGGACCTAAGGATTTGTTTGGAATGTATAACCCTTGATTAATTAGATTACTTCATCTGGTTCAAGGATATGTTGTGCAGAAGGTTGCTAGAACTGATAGGGCACATTATGTATGCAAATTTTTATTCATTTCCCATGATACAGAAGTGCCAACAGATTGCAAGCTTGTAGCTTCTGTGCAGTTAAATTGACTTTTCACCTAAGCATTATCAACTACCGTTAAATTACTAGTTATATAGAATCACTTGCTTCACAAGAATTCCCCATCCACTTTTACATTAATTTGTAATCTATTGTTCATTTTTTCCGCATCCTCTCTTACACTTTGTACTGTTAGAGAAATAGTAAGCTGTTGTTCATGTTTCCTCTCATCATAGATCCTGCACTGCATCCGTATGAAGAGGAGCGCCTCAGGCAATGTATGTGGAACAGTGCAAGGCTGAAGCAACTTGGAATTCCTGCTTTATCCAGTATGTTTGCAAGCTCAAGTGCCATTGCTCAAGATAAGAACAAGCGAACTCGTAGAAACAGTGAAGACTATGAATCTGAGTACGAAACCTTCTCATGATGATACTAGTGAAGGAGATTTGATTGATGATGATAATGCTAAGGTGCTAATTCTTATCTTGTTAGGGCTTAAACTACTTGTTTGCTTGCTGTTGCAATATAATTCTCTCCACACTGTTGACTAATCCATTCTTCCCTTTCTAGCAGGCCTCTAAGGAGAAGAGTGGCAAGAAAACTTCTGATGTGCCTGCTGGTGGAGTCAAGTTTTGGTCTCGTAAGAGAGTTTATCCCGCAGCAACCTGGTAGAGCTACAAggtcaaagaaaaatatttcCCAGCCTTTGCCTGATACAAACATGACACCAATTAAGTGGCATCCGTGTGCCATCTCCAACTCAAGCTGATGCAAGTGTGACACCAAATGACATTCGTGCTGCCATTGAAGGCTAGTTTTATTACCAATTTTCTTATTGGCATTCTGTTAGCTTTGTTGAAATGATGAATGCATGCACTCTTACCTGCTGCCATTTTTTTCAGATGATGGGCTTCCCTTGCATGATCAGCTGCCCCAAATGGCCACTGCAGGTGATTCCATTCCCCGGCCTGATGGGCACAACCATATGGCCAACGAAGGTGATGCTTTCTTACTATCATAATCTTACTATGATTGCATGATGGATGGCATTCTTACTGGCTGCCTTTTTTTAGATGGTGCTGCCCAGCATGATGACAACACCCACATGGTTGACGGTGCTGATAGCATTACCCATCCTGGTGGCGACAACTAGATGGCCGATGAAGGTGATAGTTTGTTCATCAATTTTCACATTCCATATTGCATCACTGGTTTGAATGCAAATGCCTATATGGGACATGGTCTCACTAATTGTGTTTTCAATGTACCTTTGCAACCAGGGGAGGAGAGATGGAGCCGGGGAGTCAATATGGGACATGGTCTCCAAAGAATCACCAGAGCTCGGCGTGGCAACTGCCAGTTGTCATAAATGAAGGGAAGACAAGGCCTGTGGCACCTCTGGTTGCTGTAGAGTTTGCCACTGAATGCAATATTGCAGTCAGGAACCATGTGCGCACTGGAAGGAATACAAGAAACAACCTGAATGGTTCAATCTGTTTATGGGAAGAATCCGTGTAAGTACATTCTCCATTTCTTTCCTCATTTAGTTACAATAAGAACAATTATTTCTGAACTGTTTGTGTGCCAAATGCACCATTGTATTTCTGGAGGTTTCCCGTGTTTTGTGCAGTTATTGGTGTTAATGTGTTGACCTTTTGTTGAGCAATCCTCTTCTATTGTGACATCCTAGTTCCAATCCCGATTCATGTTGTTAATCTGTTAATATGTTCGTTTTCTTATATATTAAATTCTCTTATACATTTTCTTCCATCTAAATAGGCAAAGTTTGATATCGACGCAAGTGATGCGACAGGTAGAAAGGTTTGCCTTCATGACGAAGAATGCGGTTCGCCAACAACGCCACAGGCTGAAGCAGAAATATTTTGATCCTCTTCCACTACATTTGGATAGGAAAACAACTCCTATCAAATTCATGACTAATGAACAGTGGATCAACCTTGTGGAATTATGGAAGAGTCCCAAAAAGATGGTATGTATCTTCCTAAAAACCAGAATATTCTCCTGTACAAGCTACTATGGCATATGACTTGCATG
The genomic region above belongs to Setaria italica strain Yugu1 chromosome VI, Setaria_italica_v2.0, whole genome shotgun sequence and contains:
- the LOC101762747 gene encoding UPF0496 protein 1 encodes the protein MGNCYSTGSSRRAETSEPALPHEAAPAEELSSYEAACRSDPELRTFDTTLQRCTSRAISTLAVGVEVRSLSLEYSLREVTDCLLDTNQNGLRVILDCKKDIWKSPELFDLIEEYFESSVHTLDFCTALDKCLKRARDSQLLLHVALQRFDDEEYAAAPSARYARTLHELRQFKAAGDPFTEEFFAAFQAVYRQQLTMLKKLQRRKHRLDKKIKTIKVWRRVSSIIFATTFAAVLICSVVAAAIAALPVAAALAAAAAVPQGSMRKWIDSLLKGYQDALRGQEEVVSAMQVAKFIGIKDLDSIRVLINRVEVEISSMIDCVEFAERDEEAVKFGVEEIKKKLENFMKSVEDLGEQADRCSRDIRRARTVVLQRIIRNPN